Below is a genomic region from Flavobacteriales bacterium.
AGGTCTTGGAAAGTGGGGAGAGATAGAAAAAAGGAGTAGAAATATTTCTTCTGAAGTAAGAAAAGCTGTTTATGAAAGAGATGGTGGATTTTGTGTTCAATGTGGAAGTAATGTTGATATTGAATATGACCATAAGCTTCCTTTTTCAAAAGGAGGTTCAAATAGTGTAAATAATATTCAAATACTTTGTTTTAAGTGCAATAGAGCAAAAGGAGCCAAATTATAATCCTAAAATATTATGGGGGCAAATATAAATCTACCCCCACAATATTAATAAGACTGTTTAATAGTGTCGTCTAAAACACTTTCAGTTTTTTGATAATTTCCTATAGACTCCAGTCTCCACCTTTTTCAATAGTTCATTTTCAACATAATCCCTAAGCTTTTTGTAAGCTGTCCGCTCTTTTATCCCAAGCTTCTTAGCTATTGAAATAGCCTCGGATGATGTAAACTCCTCTGGAAGCTTATTCATCCACAGCTCTTCATTTAGCGGGAGCTTGTTCTCACGATTATTTATCTTTTGAAAAACATTGAGCCCGTGAGCTAGATATACTTTTGTAAGCTCCATCGCTGTATCAAAGTCCCTATCCTCACACTCCATTATAGGCTCGTCAGTTCTGACTGCTGAGAGCACCATTGCTATTTTATAAATAATAAGACCAAGTCTTTTAATTAGACTATCAGATTCTCCGAGATAAGAATAGTATTTTTCATCCAATATTTCTTTAAACGTATTGAAGTGAATTTCTCCTTGTTCTTCTGTAATGTTAAATTCTCTTTCACTTTGGGAGGAAAACTTGTCACAAAGGTCTTGTGTGAATTTTAAAAATTGGTTCTGTTTACTGCTACTTATGTTTTTAGTGAAAGTTCTTCTCCATTCAGGTTTTGCATTGAATGAATAGAACATAAACCTACTTGCCAAACCATTTTTAGTATTACTCAGTATACCTTTTACTTGGTCCGGTGTTCCAGTAATTGATAAAGAAAATTTAGGCTTTTCAATTATAATATATTCCAAATCTGTTTTTCTCATCAATGATATAGTCTCATGATGAAATCCTTTTCTTAATATATCACTGTAACCTCCCCACTCTTGTTTTAGTGCATTAGTTATGGTGTCCGTTTCTGTTTCTGTGATACATCCGCTACCACCATTAGATTCGAGAACTTTATGTAGCATCGCTGAAGAGATATTACCAGCAATAAAAAAGGCTTTATGTTTTGGCTTTTCTGGTTTTTTTAAATCAACTATATCTTCTTCTTTTTTAGCCATTTTCTTTTTCAAATTATATATCTCCACATCTCTATTGTAATTTATTTTTGCCTGAACGTTTTGTTCCTGTAATAAGTTATGAAAACAATCCCCAAGGCTCTTTGCATACTTCATAGAGCCTTTTCCACTAGCAGCTGGTGCTATAATAAATGAATAGAGGTTTGGATAAACAATTTCATTATCATAAACACCTTTGATATTAGAAAGTCCTCCACTAATAATTGATAAAGCACTTGTTAGATACACATCTCTTTCTCTTCCACTAAAAACCTCACAAGATTCTTTGAGTACAGGAGGTAAATTTTCATAAACCTCATCTGGTATCATTGGAGATTTATCTTCCTTACTGCACGACTGCACAAACTGCACGCTCTGCAATTCTCCAAACTGAGAAGTATTATTCTCATATGCGCTTCTAATTGTCTTTTCTATTTCACTATAGGTAAGAGTCGCATCAGTCATAGAAGAGCAATATGATTTTACATCTTCCATATTTAATCCTTCTCTATTAGCATTACATGCAAAGAAGTGGATGAAATTATTTCTATTACCAACAGTAAAGGTTTCTTTTCTAGAGGTATACTCCCAAAGCTCTTCAGGGGTTCTTGTCGTGCTTACAGTTTTATAATCAAATACTACAGACTCTTCATTTAGATATAGCTCTGGGTCACTAGATACAAAGCATAACCTAACAAGGTCTTTTATTGATTTATCAGACTCTCTTCCAACTGCTTTATCATAGTAACTTCTTAGAGTATTAAAAGCATCTTTATGCTGCTCCATCTCATTACTTACTCTAATAAACACTTTAATACCATCACCGCTTGGACTAACAAAACAGCTATAGGTATACTCAAGAGATTTAATTTTATCTATTGCCCCAGCTACATCATTTAGCTTATCATAGTCTAAATGGATAATACCACTATAGCTATCTCCATCTGTAAACTTCCTTCCAGTATTTAAAACTGCTGATGGAGTAAATGCAAGGAGAGAATTTTTAATTCTTCCTTTTTCTTCTTCACTATCAGCTTCTCTAAGCTGAGTGATTTCTTTATTGAACTTGCCTTCCTTAATAGCGTTTAAGACTTTGACTAATTCATAATTTCCTTTCCTGTCTTGGAAATTTTTAAAAACTGTAATCTTCATTATATATATTTATTATGTAGGATTGCAGAGCGTGCAGTTCTTGCAGTCTTGCAGTCCTACTGATTAATTTATGAAGAAAAAGCCCGGAATCTTAGTGAAGAATTTCGTATATTTACAGTACGCAATTACCGCCAATAGTTGAAAGCTCCAAGCCGATTCTGTTGGCTTTTTCTTTTGTATAAAGCTCCAAAGATATTTTTGAATTTGAAAGACGGACTTTTCCACAATCGGGGTCTATTATTAACAAAATAATATACCTGATAATCAGTATGTTACAAAAAAGTACATCTGAAAATCAGTAAGTTAAAAAAATGAATTTTGATGTTTTACTTTTATCTAAGACGTCAGATTCTGTGAGATTCATATCTTGAACTATCTAAAAACCAACACTATGAAAAAGCTACTTCTTGTTTTAATGTTTGTCCCTTTAGTTTCTTTTGGCAAAATCCAGGTTATGGATACGTGCGAAGTGATGCTTCAACTCAAGTAGATTATTCTAAAATAGCGAAAGACTTATCCAATTCATTAATGGATGCTTCTGCAAAAAGAGAATCACAAGCAAGAGCCTTAGGGTGGTCATCAGCCGCTGAAATGGATAGGGCAAGAAGAGCAAATAATCTTAGAATTAAAGCAGAAAAAAAGAGAAGAAAAAGAGAAAGAAAGCTTCAAAAAATAAGATACAAAAGAGCAAAAAAACACTTAGAAAAAGACAATAAATGAGGCTTTTAAAAAATCTTGTTTTATTATCTATATTTTCAATCTTTTCGTCCTACAGCCAAAATATTGATTGTGAAGAATTACTAGATACTATAAAATATGATGGTAGAAGACTTGACAATTCATGCCCCGCCTCTACTGCAATCTATTGTATCAATTGGTATACTTATAAAGAAATGCTATTCGCTGTTGTTAGATTCAAAAGTTATGGGAAAGAATATGTCTATGGAGGATGGGAATATAAGTTTGATTCGTATTGGGATTTTAAAAAAGCATTTGATGATGCGGATTCACACGGTGGCTTTTTTCATAAAAACATAAAACCAGCAACTAT
It encodes:
- a CDS encoding HNH endonuclease, with product MVLLNYEGIGNHESNIETYDFTIGLGKWGEIEKRSRNISSEVRKAVYERDGGFCVQCGSNVDIEYDHKLPFSKGGSNSVNNIQILCFKCNRAKGAKL
- a CDS encoding DUF3987 domain-containing protein — encoded protein: MKITVFKNFQDRKGNYELVKVLNAIKEGKFNKEITQLREADSEEEKGRIKNSLLAFTPSAVLNTGRKFTDGDSYSGIIHLDYDKLNDVAGAIDKIKSLEYTYSCFVSPSGDGIKVFIRVSNEMEQHKDAFNTLRSYYDKAVGRESDKSIKDLVRLCFVSSDPELYLNEESVVFDYKTVSTTRTPEELWEYTSRKETFTVGNRNNFIHFFACNANREGLNMEDVKSYCSSMTDATLTYSEIEKTIRSAYENNTSQFGELQSVQFVQSCSKEDKSPMIPDEVYENLPPVLKESCEVFSGRERDVYLTSALSIISGGLSNIKGVYDNEIVYPNLYSFIIAPAASGKGSMKYAKSLGDCFHNLLQEQNVQAKINYNRDVEIYNLKKKMAKKEEDIVDLKKPEKPKHKAFFIAGNISSAMLHKVLESNGGSGCITETETDTITNALKQEWGGYSDILRKGFHHETISLMRKTDLEYIIIEKPKFSLSITGTPDQVKGILSNTKNGLASRFMFYSFNAKPEWRRTFTKNISSSKQNQFLKFTQDLCDKFSSQSEREFNITEEQGEIHFNTFKEILDEKYYSYLGESDSLIKRLGLIIYKIAMVLSAVRTDEPIMECEDRDFDTAMELTKVYLAHGLNVFQKINNRENKLPLNEELWMNKLPEEFTSSEAISIAKKLGIKERTAYKKLRDYVENELLKKVETGVYRKLSKN